In Ailuropoda melanoleuca isolate Jingjing chromosome X, ASM200744v2, whole genome shotgun sequence, a single genomic region encodes these proteins:
- the LOC100463558 gene encoding ferritin heavy chain-like — MATAPLSQVCQNYHPDCEAAINSQINLELYASYVYRSMAFYFNRDDVALKNFAQFFLRQSHEETEHAEKLMQLQNQRGGRIHLRDIKKPYCDDWESGLEAMECALHLEKCVNQSLLDLHQLATDKNDAHLCHFLESQYLHEQVKFIKELGVYVTSLRKMRAPEDGMAEYLFDKLTLGDSDKKN, encoded by the coding sequence ATGGCCACCGCGCCGCTCTCACAAGTGTGCCAGAACTACCACCCCGACTGCGAGGCCGCCATCAACAGCCAGATCAACCTGGAGCTCTACGCCTCCTACGTGTACCGGTCCATGGCCTTCTACTTCAACCGCGACGACGTGGCCTTGAAGAACTTCGCCCAGTTCTTCCTGCGCCAGTCCCACGAGGAGACCGAGCATGCCGAGAAGCTGATGCAGCTGCAGAACCAGCGTGGAGGCCGCATCCACCTCCGAGACATCAAGAAGCCATATTGCGACGACTGGGAGAGCGGCCTGGAGGCCATGGAGTGCGCCTTGCACCTGGAGAAGTGCGTGAACCAGAGCCTGCTCGACCTGCACCAGCTGGCCACCGACAAGAACGACGCCCACCTGTGCCATTTCCTGGAGAGCCAGTACCTCCACGAGCAAGTCAAGTTCATCAAAGAGCTGGGGGTCTATGTCACCAGCCTGCGCAAGATGCGGGCTCCGGAAGATGGCATGGCGGAGTACCTCTTCGACAAGCTCACCCTGGGCGACAGTGACAAAAAGAACTGA